From Periophthalmus magnuspinnatus isolate fPerMag1 chromosome 1, fPerMag1.2.pri, whole genome shotgun sequence:
CGAGCAGTGGGGCGTGCTGACAACAGGTGGCAGAGGAGTTTTTCTTCACTTTGAGGTCTGGTTGGTTAGCAGTGCGGCGGCTACCATATGATACCAGAAGTCCCAACCATCCCaccctctttccatctctctctcctcctccgtctgtcCTCTTCCTGGCGCTGCATGTCTACCTTTCCACTGGCCCTGGCCTTATGCAagagtgtgtgtatttttatgtctCACATTAGCTGAAGGGAATAATACTCCTCACCCCGAATGGTCGTCTACTTTGGGCCTTTTCAGACATTCAGTCACTTCTTGTCTAAGAATAACCAATGTGCATCCATGCCAAGATGTCCCTCACTTTTTCACTATACTCCTCTCCCTGATACCAGGGTTTTGTATTAGGAAAGGCCAAACTAAATGGGAAAGCACATTGAGAGCGGAGAGAAAGGCAAAGGATTCTGGGACAGAACTTGGACCTGTGTCAACCTCTCTTGTTGTCATTAATAAGCTACAAAATTTGGACACTAGAGAATGTTGTTAGGTATGTTAAGAACAAGTGTAATAAATGATCAGGATCATGTTTCAGAGCTTACTTTAAAGTTCAGTCTGGACAATCTTAACCAAAAGAGCCTGACTTTTTTGTTTGCAGATTGAACTAGGCCCAAATTATAATCGTCTGCAGTGGGACCTTGTTTAGCCTGAGAGATGTATCAGCTAACCAAAACTAGATCAATGACTGCATTTCATTTCTTAGATCAACATCAAAAGGCTCAacttatgacatttaaaacaatgtaaacaaacaaaacacataaaactatgaatttttgaattgtacaaacaaaattaattaCAGTTAACTTGATCATGAACTTGTAGGTGCTATACAATTCAATGTTTTAagtataaatatgtttattaaCCCGGATCAATGCATTAAATATAATCACATTATCAAcaaaaatagttacatttttgcaaaactcaaaaacacaagCCAAATGTGACCCATCAGAATAAGACAATTAAAGATCCTCCAGTCCAGTGCAAATGAGTATGTTTTCATGATGAGTTATTGTGTGGTCTTTAGAAAAATCCACTTATCAGTTCGAATATAATGCACATGGATTTGATATTATGTGCCACAGCCCATACTCACAGGGTCAATATAGAAAGAACAAAGGGCTGAATTGTTCCAGGTGGCAAAATCACTTGTTACAGGGTCCCACTGGAACTAATAAGGCAGGCCCATTTTCACCCTCTAAATCCCTTGAATTGGATAAAATGACTGATTTACAGCTAAGACACTGACTAAGCTCCCATTGTTTTATATAGAAGTATATCTTTTCACTTTGCCTGGGTCCCTGGACGGGGGGTTCCCATAGTGGTGTTATGGTACAGGTAAAATAATGGTCCTTGATGACTTTCGACTCAGGTAACAGATTAAATCACCAGAGGCAGCAGTTAGACTGTGAGTTTTTACATGTGAATGTTACAGAGCCGGAGAGAAAGAACTCACCGCAGAAATCACAGCGATGTGCTTTTGTAAAATTAGACCTATGCTTTAAGTGGCTTATATGAAATAAATTGGATTGTGACACATGGGAAGTAAAAAGGGTCCGCGTATCACGACCGTGATCTTAAAACAACCTGCAATGCAAATTCTACAGTTGGCCACTTCAGACATAGTTGCAGAAAATGACGCATGTATAATCCTAGTACAGATGATATATTTAGTCTGTCTTTGAATGATAATCTCACAGATGACATTTTGCGCGTGTGATTATTGATATATTTATAGATCTGCGGTGGAATAACTGTTCAATTAAGTATTCAGTTTCAAATTGCTTCCAGCTCGGAACGCTCCGCCTGCTCTCACAGGATAGTAACTTTCCCGCAACTTTAGGTATTTAAATGGTCAGGGGACGGATACTGAATGTGGACGAGAGGCAACCACAAGAAATACACGTGTGGGAGGACGCAGGACCTTCACTCTGCCGCGCGCGCTTCCAACAGAAACAACATCACAATCACATGTGCAACTTCACAGAAAGCAAATTCGGAAGCAGGAGCTTTTTGTTAATCTGTCACTGCTAAATTTTAATTGCGTCACACCTTTGGTTTTGTGGTGCGTATACGTGCGTAAAATGTGCGCCTACATTCATTTTCAAATCGAATGAAGGATCTAACTTTTAACGTTTATCAGGATTGAAGTGTCTGACAGAGCAGGAGCTGATGGAAAAAGCGGGCGACAGGGACGCATCCCTGGAACAGGGCGCCTGATTACGCGGCACCGCTCGTGCGCTTTAGGACGCGTCCACAGAAAACAGTGCAGGCCTTTTCTCTACCTGTACAAGACAGTGACATCTTCAAATGTCTTATTTGGCCCAGAGACCATCTTCACGGGAGTACACAAAGTCCGTCAGGAGGAACTGAAACTTTCCACAAATCCTCCAGCAAAGAATCCGTGGAGTATTCATGAAGCAATACTTGACTTATTACAAGATGAGGCTGAGAACATCGAGGTTAGGCTGGCTGTAAGTAAATATGATGCCTTTTACAAATGTGACATGGTTCACGTCAGGGAAACTTAattagcattttattttcttcaacagGTTACTCCAGTTCACGGCTCTTTGCTTTTATGCACAGGTACTTTTAATATATTCTAAATGTTTTTTACGTATATATTAAGTTATCCTGAACAGAATCCAATTAAGCATCTCTCTTAGTTGATAGCTTTATGAACCATCTGCAtaacaaatcacatttttattacagGGAACTGAAGAACTGGCTACAAATCAAATATGTTGAAAAGAGCAATGCCctcttttatttaatacaattgTTATAACACGTGTGGAGGGTTAAGATGAAAGAGCGTGGGAAAGGGCTCATctcagtgtaaaatgtaaaaacaaaagcttACATTTGTTAGAGGGGTAGGGGGGGATTTATAACTGATTTTATAGTATGTCACCCACAAACTTTACACATATCTCATATTCTGAGACCTGAAAGTCATGACAGTCTCTGTTTGCCCGTCAGAGCTCTGTACAGTCTCCTCCTAATTTCAAGCACCATGTCACCGAGCAGAGCCGTCTGTCGGACAGGATGAGCCGCAGACTGACGCGCACGTATCAGCTGTACAGCCGCACGAGCGGGAAGCACGTACAGGTCCTGGCGAACAAGAGGGTCAACGCCAACGGGGAAGACGGAGCGGTGCACGGTACATGACAAACATGTGCATTTGTTTATAACTTTAGTTAATTCACGATTTATGCATGCATCCAGCAAGTAACAGGTGCTCCACAGGCCATAACTGAACTGTCCTTTTTATAGGCCAAACATGCCTGTAATGTCGTGATTCTAGTATGAAGTTAACTTATAtaaataaagcatgaataaaacTGATGAAAACAGAAGTCATCCTGCAGAAAAGAGTCACAATTAATGAAAACTTGTAGAATACTACTTTTGGACTTGAAAATGTCACGTGTCATAACTCTGAACCTTAAATCTCTTCTGACGTTTACTTCTTGTGGTTTACAACTAGATGTAAGttggactttaaaaaaaatccctgCCACCAAACTTTTGTGTGCTGCCATGTTTCTACCACAGCCCCCAACATCCACGTCTCAATGCCTGAACACTtattggagttgtattttatgGGGTTTTTTCATTGCTTTACAATGCAATGTATGACTCAGTTTATAGACAGGTGAAGTCAGTCCTCTTTGTTTTTCCCCTTTTGTCCTCTATCGTTCTTTTGTCTTTATCTGCAGATGCATGCTCACTGGTTCGTGGGCGTCACTCTTGTAACTGGCCCAAATCTAGCCGCTGTTCCTTGCTGTGGCCATGTCACAGACCTCAGTATTCTCAAATCTGCATCCACTgcacaaatgcattttatagTGTCTGAAAAATCATTGTCATCTGTGCTATTTGTGGAGTGTGACACCATAGGTTTAGTGAGAAATAATTTACAATGTTGAAAACATCCTCATTCCAAAACTTTCTCATTCagaactattattatttttaaattttttgttttgttttgcagctaAGTTGGAAGTAGAGACTGACTCTTTTGGAAGTCGTGTCCGCATTAAAGGAGCAAAGACAGGATACTACATATGTATGAACAAGAGAGGAAAGCTGATTGGCAAGGTAATCTACAATATACCCTTGTCTGCAGATTTATCTGAAGGGTTTTAATGTATTgagcagaaataaaaatatttagttttcctGGAAAGATGATTTGGGGGTTCCCTTTTTGTTTCCCCAGAGGAAAGGCAGAGGTAAAGACTGTATCTTCACTGAGATCGTCCTAGAGAACAACTACACAGCACTGCAAAACGCCAAGTATGAGGGCTGGTACATGGCGTTCACTCGTAAAGGTCGTCCACGGAGGGCCTCGAAGACCAAGCAGCATCAGAGAGAGGCCCACTTCATGAAGCGCCTTCCCAGGGGCCACATGCTCAGTGAGAGGCGGCCATTTGAAGTTCTTCCTCTGGCCGTCCCAGCGCAGCCTTCAAACAAACGGACTAAACATGCACATCACCATCGCTCCAGCAGCGGCTGACTAAAGCACCACTGTGGGACATCAATGGAGAAACCATCACAGTCAACTGCTCCCAGCTAAATTAACTTTTACAGTCCAGTGCCCATACATTTCCTCTCTTTGTGGATTTATTGTGTCATTGTATGTAAACATTGACTCTAATACACTAGTTATAcactcccttcagacagatgacttaaaattaaaaagtatttaagagCACAAATCAAGTGctaaataatgttaaaatgaatagattaGTCAACACAGCGAGGGAGTATGAAGCTAGACATGGCAGCTATTGATAACCTAATGGTTACTGCAGTTCACCAGCTATGTTGGCAGATTTTGcagaatttaacttttttttctacatatataaatatattttgtactgtaaaaatgtaaattacacaaaatgatgaaaatatttATTGTAGAGTGTATATTAAAACCACTAAAGAATTTGTTCAGGACTTGTCCTCAGTGTTGAAGTTGATTTGGGATTGAACGGCAGCATAAACTGTTGCCTTTTCCCTCCTTCAAGAGAGCCAGAGACCCAGATAACTGAAGGGCAATATCTGTGACAGGCTACTGAATTCAATGTGCTCAGCAAGTGAGACTTGGGCCTGAATGGCCGGAGCTATGCATTAAAAGAGATGAGGTCAGCCCACCATTTTGGTCCAAACAAAGGTTACCACCATGTAGTTGCATTTCTCACGATCGCACACCGTAACCCTCTGATCAAATGGGCTCTTTGTGGAAGCTCATATAAAAGGGCATGTTATACAATAGTAGGTTCGAATAATAACATGAGGAGGGGTCAGTTATCAAAAAGAAGCCAGTCACACAGGGAGGGGTGAGGATTGGGGGGTAAGGGGTGCAgtaagagaggcagagaaagcaTCAGGGTCTGTGAGGCAAAATGTGGCATTGGCTGAAAGAGGGGGAATGGCTGGGAAGAGGCATTCGGCAATGAAAAGGAGGCAGAAAAGAAACAGTCTTCCCAGAAGCAGTTGAGCATGACCATCAGAGGCCAAACAACAGGGGAGGAAGAAGACCCAGCACAGACTCTGTGCTGCTCTCACAATGCAAGCGCTGGGCCACCAATTTGTCACTCTTCTTCACTGCAGAAATTCATTTGAGTCAATGAAAGTTTTAAAAATTGAGATCTCAGTAAACCTACTAAAATGCACAGTATGTTAAATTTATCAGATTGGCATGATCCAAAATTTGGAGCACATGTTTACAGACTGGTGAAATTTGTCCTTTCCAACTGGAGCAATACAAAGACAATGGTAAGGGAGTCCTGTGGTTTCGTGTCTTTAGCACTTGcttgtttggaaaaaaaaaaggtaaaaatgtaaGGATTCAATTTAAATACCTTGTCTAGATACATCTGAAGTGTACTAGAATAATCATCTTTTGTCATCCCAGTTTTcgtctttaaaaatattttataacacaaataatgatttttttccccttagAAATAAATCTCAGAGAAGCCTGCCCCATGCAAGGAACAAAATGCCACTGACTTTAAACAAATAGGGATTATCTTATAATAACCTTTAGAAGTTTGGGggacaatgataaaaaaaaaaaaataaaataaaataaagtagctGAACTTTGAAGAAGTTaagtaagatttagattttgaaatagttaattttattaattaaattataaattatacagtgagattttttgtattaatcaaagaaataacatgttttaagataagcatctttaaaaacaaaagattaaTATAACATATTTAAGCATTCAACTGCTCACTGAGTTTTACAGTCAACATCGCCTTCACTTGTTCCATTCAGTTTCTTCAGCTCTTTCAGTAGCTCCAGCTCAAGGGTTAAGATCTCTTTGGGTTTCTTATACTGgacaagagaaaaaaatgattaCTTCAACATTTGCTCATCTCCCCTGTGTACATTACTGTTATCACGTTGAAAGAATGCACAAAACAGAGGACAAAAGTCAGGGCTTCCAAAGAAAAGTAATTTGCTCCATAATGCTCACTGGAACAGATATTTTTTAATAGCTTGAAGTGTCTTTTATGTCAAGCATGTTAATCCTTTAACATACGCATAAGTATTTATCTTACACAAAGTGAAATTATGCAATTGTTGTGTGTGACTTACACTGATTATTAGAGTATTGTTCACATGAGTAAAACTGAGGGCATCATTGTGCAGTGGGAGTTGGTTGCGGTCAAGATCAGCAATGCTAAACTTCTTATAATACCTGAACACAGACAAGATTAATAAGGGCAACCTTGTCCC
This genomic window contains:
- the fgf8b gene encoding fibroblast growth factor 8b isoform X2; the protein is MKQYLTYYKMRLRTSRLGWLLLQFTALCFYAQSRLSDRMSRRLTRTYQLYSRTSGKHVQVLANKRVNANGEDGAVHAKLEVETDSFGSRVRIKGAKTGYYICMNKRGKLIGKRKGRGKDCIFTEIVLENNYTALQNAKYEGWYMAFTRKGRPRRASKTKQHQREAHFMKRLPRGHMLSERRPFEVLPLAVPAQPSNKRTKHAHHHRSSSG
- the fgf8b gene encoding fibroblast growth factor 8b isoform X1, producing MKQYLTYYKMRLRTSRLGWLLLQFTALCFYAQSSVQSPPNFKHHVTEQSRLSDRMSRRLTRTYQLYSRTSGKHVQVLANKRVNANGEDGAVHAKLEVETDSFGSRVRIKGAKTGYYICMNKRGKLIGKRKGRGKDCIFTEIVLENNYTALQNAKYEGWYMAFTRKGRPRRASKTKQHQREAHFMKRLPRGHMLSERRPFEVLPLAVPAQPSNKRTKHAHHHRSSSG